A window of the Juglans microcarpa x Juglans regia isolate MS1-56 chromosome 5D, Jm3101_v1.0, whole genome shotgun sequence genome harbors these coding sequences:
- the LOC121265504 gene encoding uncharacterized protein LOC121265504 has translation MESTGYRHIRSTSSDRFLGLFSSTLSSSAASSGGGEDELNEAEIFWTADFTEPIHSNSNHNHHRRLNFHQQTGSGILSVLPDADHLSFRTLHDGPVLCRKPSTASSSSSKAIPLIPRPPEREYCEPIQGRNFHHLRNNHQSAPMKVPVLSQAMAKRRKEQLEDVDVGDGDEAEMLPPHEIVARGSGVSPKTTFSVLEGVGRTLKGRDLRQVRNAIWRKTGFLD, from the coding sequence ATGGAGTCCACGGGTTACCGGCACATCCGATCAACGTCCTCCGACCGATTCCTCGGCCTTTTCTCCTCGACACTATCCTCAAGTGCAGCATCCTCCGGCGGTGGCGAAGACGAGCTCAATGAAGCCGAGATCTTCTGGACCGCTGATTTCACAGAACCGATTCACTCCAATAGCAACCACAATCACCATCGACGGTTGAATTTTCATCAACAGACGGGATCCGGAATCCTCTCTGTGCTACCCGACGCCGATCATCTGAGCTTCCGGACCCTCCACGACGGACCAGTGCTGTGCCGAAAGCCCTCGACCGCGTCATCTTCGTCTTCGAAAGCGATTCCGTTGATCCCGAGACCGCCGGAGAGGGAGTACTGCGAGCCGATACAGGGCAGGAACTTCCACCACCTCCGAAACAACCACCAGTCGGCACCGATGAAGGTACCAGTGCTGTCTCAGGCCATGGCGAAGAGGAGGAAGGAACAGCTTGAAGACGTGGACGTTGGTGACGGAGACGAGGCCGAGATGTTGCCGCCTCACGAGATCGTCGCCAGGGGCTCGGGTGTGTCCCCGAAGACGACGTTTTCGGTTCTCGAAGGGGTTGGAAGGACTCTAAAGGGAAGGGATCTGCGACAGGTCAGAAATGCCATCTGGCGAAAAACTGGTTTTTTGGATTGA